A genomic stretch from Mesomycoplasma neurolyticum includes:
- a CDS encoding PTS sugar transporter subunit IIB encodes MRIKCVCGSGLGSSLLLEMNVKMVLDKLNIPYDSVEHTNISSFNKNEADFVVVGADVAPTLDFDQDKMVILINILSKDELEKKIREKLKI; translated from the coding sequence ATGAGAATTAAATGTGTATGTGGATCAGGTTTGGGTTCATCTTTACTTTTAGAGATGAATGTTAAAATGGTTCTTGACAAATTAAATATTCCTTATGATTCTGTGGAACATACAAATATTTCTTCATTTAACAAAAATGAAGCTGATTTTGTTGTGGTAGGTGCTGATGTTGCGCCAACACTGGATTTTGATCAAGATAAAATGGTTATTTTGATTAATATTTTATCAAAAGATGAATTAGAAAAAAAAATACGAGAAAAATTAAAAATATAG